In Microbacterium sp. SLBN-146, one genomic interval encodes:
- a CDS encoding acyl carrier protein: protein MTSHADAVRDVLIETLELQQTPADLTTETALFGSLPELDSFGVVTLVGALEDRFDITIEDDEFGAELFETVGTLVAFVEEKTAG from the coding sequence ATGACCTCTCACGCCGATGCCGTTCGCGACGTTCTCATCGAGACGCTCGAGCTGCAGCAGACGCCCGCCGATCTGACCACCGAGACGGCTCTTTTCGGTTCGCTTCCCGAACTCGACTCGTTCGGCGTCGTCACGCTCGTCGGCGCGCTCGAGGACCGCTTCGACATCACCATCGAGGACGACGAGTTCGGTGCCGAGCTCTTCGAGACGGTCGGGACGCTCGTCGCCTTCGTCGAAGAGAAGACGGCGGGCTGA
- a CDS encoding glycosyltransferase family 4 protein, whose amino-acid sequence MTQTMPSAPQRPGRARTRVSASLRARLYGTVVTLTDLLPPRVRYGYVHPTTAKLLRRPLAAIPRDSPVAQGSSTKTRAASDMTAVTCALLTDHLDIGGIGSVIEMLAGALAAHGVTPVILCRGEGRRAARLRDAGVRVESVSTMAEALAALDAVSPDVVELHSAPRYLEEAALTSGIPLVVALHNTEIHYTRAKWRTVQELMTHAQASIAVSDVVRRFHADRVPPEAAAKIVVVPNGAPPLDLAALPTREAARARLSTAIGVPVDDDVVFVCLARYDSQKNIAGTTASFLRYLAHAERPSRLVFAGDPSDWAELRRAEALRDEHPQGDRIHFLGNSDASTLLRAADGFLLNSFFEGWPVAATEAVSAGVPIILSEMGGAAELVRTAAPGSSMIPNPSGDAAAVSDAAVRRARRSSRTQPNAQEFARAAVALAQIPPRGTRAGDELPDTADVMAAEHAAILRAARGGIEPEGAASA is encoded by the coding sequence GTGACGCAGACCATGCCGAGCGCTCCGCAGCGGCCGGGCCGCGCGCGGACGCGCGTCTCCGCGTCGCTGCGCGCCCGTCTCTACGGCACCGTCGTCACGCTGACGGATCTCCTTCCTCCTCGCGTGCGGTACGGCTACGTGCATCCCACGACAGCGAAACTCCTCCGGCGTCCTCTGGCGGCCATCCCCCGCGACTCACCCGTCGCGCAGGGGTCGTCGACGAAAACCCGCGCAGCGTCGGACATGACAGCCGTCACATGCGCCCTTCTGACGGATCATCTCGACATCGGCGGCATCGGCTCGGTCATCGAGATGCTCGCGGGCGCCCTCGCCGCTCACGGCGTGACACCCGTCATCCTGTGCCGCGGAGAGGGCAGGCGAGCGGCGCGCCTCCGGGATGCGGGAGTGCGCGTCGAATCCGTTTCGACGATGGCGGAAGCGCTCGCGGCGCTGGACGCCGTGAGCCCGGACGTCGTCGAACTCCACAGCGCACCCCGATATCTGGAGGAGGCCGCACTCACGAGCGGAATCCCGCTTGTCGTGGCGCTCCACAACACCGAGATCCACTACACGCGCGCGAAGTGGAGGACCGTACAGGAACTCATGACGCACGCTCAGGCCTCGATCGCCGTGAGCGACGTCGTCAGGAGGTTTCACGCCGATCGAGTTCCGCCCGAGGCCGCCGCGAAGATCGTCGTCGTCCCCAACGGCGCGCCACCCCTGGATCTCGCGGCACTGCCGACCCGCGAAGCGGCCAGGGCGCGGCTCAGCACGGCCATCGGCGTCCCGGTCGACGACGACGTCGTCTTCGTCTGCTTGGCCCGCTACGACTCGCAGAAGAACATCGCGGGAACGACCGCCTCCTTCCTCCGCTACCTCGCTCACGCGGAGCGGCCGAGCCGCCTCGTCTTCGCGGGCGACCCTTCGGACTGGGCCGAACTCCGGCGGGCCGAAGCGCTGCGTGACGAGCATCCGCAGGGCGACCGGATCCATTTCCTCGGAAACTCGGATGCCTCGACGTTGCTGCGCGCCGCCGACGGGTTCCTCCTCAACTCCTTCTTCGAAGGCTGGCCTGTCGCTGCAACGGAGGCGGTCAGCGCGGGTGTCCCGATCATCCTGAGCGAGATGGGCGGGGCGGCGGAGCTCGTCAGGACTGCCGCTCCGGGATCGTCGATGATCCCCAATCCGTCAGGGGACGCGGCGGCCGTCAGCGATGCGGCCGTGCGGCGAGCCCGCAGGTCGTCGCGCACGCAACCGAACGCGCAGGAGTTCGCGCGCGCGGCTGTCGCACTCGCCCAGATCCCACCCAGAGGGACGCGCGCGGGCGATGAGCTCCCCGACACCGCGGACGTCATGGCCGCCGAGCACGCCGCCATCCTGCGCGCGGCTCGTGGCGGAATCGAGCCGGAGGGAGCAGCGAGCGCATGA
- a CDS encoding glycosyltransferase, producing MTSHYDEHASTGDTADGPGHADRVPVSIVCVFNEPSVLASCLQASFDAGHPDAASSELIPIDNREGQFSTAGGALNHGARLAKNDVVVFVHQDVVLHSLPAIERAAATLLRDPSIGILGSVGIDGRHEVIGRIRDRVVQIGESAPAPRDIETLDEVLFMITREDVLREPLAETPILAWHAYAVEYCLRVRRAGRRAVAMDVPITHNSLTTNLARLDEAHRHVGDTYPELLPIHTTCGIVHSTRGPSPIMDGLRRGRGAAVWLGESLRAGSVERTVGHRSVVLADVRLIVDEAAEIAGKRALRVIDVATDGELAFPAGGLDRFGRDFRVDVMTAAEARSELARRSEDELLLISGLDDVALTQLAPLEGVPHVIGHSRDTGLWAFIGLDADDLRALWPTTRNRPFAGLLPVGARTGTSSS from the coding sequence GTGACATCGCACTACGACGAGCACGCATCGACCGGCGACACCGCAGACGGTCCAGGTCACGCGGACCGGGTGCCCGTCTCGATCGTCTGCGTCTTCAACGAGCCTTCCGTCCTCGCCTCGTGCCTGCAGGCGTCGTTCGACGCAGGGCACCCCGATGCCGCCTCCTCCGAGCTCATCCCCATCGACAATCGGGAGGGTCAGTTCTCGACCGCCGGCGGCGCGCTCAATCACGGCGCGCGTCTTGCCAAGAACGACGTCGTCGTCTTCGTCCATCAGGATGTGGTCCTGCACTCGCTTCCCGCCATCGAGCGCGCGGCGGCGACGTTGCTTCGCGATCCGTCGATCGGCATCCTCGGGTCGGTAGGGATCGACGGCCGCCACGAGGTGATCGGCCGCATCCGGGACCGCGTCGTCCAGATCGGGGAATCCGCGCCCGCGCCTCGGGACATCGAGACCCTCGACGAAGTGCTCTTCATGATCACCCGCGAAGACGTGCTCCGGGAGCCGCTCGCAGAGACGCCCATCCTGGCCTGGCACGCTTACGCCGTGGAGTACTGCCTCCGAGTCCGGCGCGCGGGACGGCGCGCGGTCGCGATGGACGTCCCCATCACGCACAACAGCCTCACGACGAATCTGGCCCGCCTCGACGAGGCCCATCGCCATGTCGGCGACACCTATCCCGAACTGCTGCCGATCCACACGACGTGCGGCATCGTGCACAGCACGCGGGGGCCGTCGCCGATCATGGACGGACTGCGTCGGGGTCGCGGCGCCGCCGTCTGGCTGGGCGAGTCCCTCCGTGCCGGCAGCGTCGAGCGAACTGTCGGGCACCGGTCCGTCGTGCTGGCAGACGTGAGACTCATCGTCGACGAGGCGGCCGAGATCGCGGGGAAGCGTGCACTGCGCGTCATCGACGTGGCGACGGACGGCGAGCTCGCGTTCCCCGCAGGTGGTCTCGATCGCTTCGGCCGGGACTTCCGCGTCGACGTCATGACCGCAGCGGAAGCGCGCAGCGAGCTCGCGCGCCGCTCCGAGGACGAACTGCTCCTCATCTCCGGCCTCGACGACGTCGCCCTGACCCAGCTGGCCCCGCTCGAGGGCGTCCCCCACGTCATCGGCCACTCCCGTGACACCGGTCTGTGGGCGTTCATCGGACTCGATGCAGACGACTTGAGAGCACTGTGGCCCACGACACGGAACCGACCGTTCGCGGGTCTGCTGCCCGTCGGCGCGCGGACCGGCACATCGTCGTCGTGA
- a CDS encoding DUF4082 domain-containing protein, translating to MTGVVLTTSNRAEAAGPVTIWGDSVPSRVALDDDKQAVTLGTRFTVATNGNASGIRFYKVSGVTGTHTGTLHSSDGRVLATVRFQNETASGWQKADFAAPVALKAGQTYVVSYRVPAGGRYAATTNHSAKSTTTALSVGASTSGVYTYTSSTRVPTLTWQSSQYWVDITFTPGTTVTAPLPSATPSASPTRTATPTPTPTPTRTATPTPTPTPTRTATPTPTPTPTRTATPTPTPTTPPATTTPGAFPTRESAGLPAGWTPKQTVTGDYWVRQAGAVVEDLRITNGTIYVDAPNVTLRRIDAVGSRVSNGHGASCVSGLTVQDSDFTKNGTSRSSDQPVIGHGGYTARNVMIDGVPEGLRVGGSDINCGPVAVYDSYVRVVSPDICDDWHGDALQGYGGSHVTIRNSTMLMAVERNCWGTAPFFYPHSQGNTSVDIDGLLVGGGGYPFRNGMPGPIKNLNVVNNSWVYGPVDVRCSVVQGWQANVVTVNAQGVVTPVRPIACTGQGN from the coding sequence GTGACCGGAGTCGTTCTGACGACGTCGAATCGCGCGGAAGCGGCCGGGCCCGTCACGATCTGGGGCGACTCCGTCCCGTCCCGCGTCGCCCTCGACGACGACAAGCAGGCGGTGACGCTCGGCACCCGATTCACCGTCGCGACGAACGGCAACGCGAGCGGCATCCGGTTCTACAAGGTGAGCGGAGTGACCGGCACTCACACCGGCACGCTCCACTCCTCCGACGGCCGCGTGCTCGCGACCGTTCGCTTCCAGAACGAGACGGCCTCGGGATGGCAGAAGGCTGACTTCGCGGCTCCTGTCGCGCTCAAGGCAGGTCAGACCTACGTCGTGTCCTACCGCGTCCCCGCGGGCGGACGCTACGCCGCCACGACGAACCACAGCGCGAAGTCGACGACCACGGCGCTGAGCGTCGGGGCGAGTACGTCCGGCGTCTACACCTACACGTCGTCGACACGGGTTCCCACCCTCACGTGGCAGTCGAGCCAGTACTGGGTCGACATCACCTTCACACCGGGAACGACGGTCACCGCCCCACTGCCCTCGGCGACGCCGTCGGCGAGCCCCACGCGCACGGCGACCCCCACGCCGACTCCGACTCCGACGCGTACGGCGACCCCCACGCCGACGCCGACTCCGACGCGTACGGCGACCCCCACGCCGACGCCGACTCCGACGCGTACGGCGACCCCCACGCCGACTCCGACGACGCCACCCGCGACGACCACTCCCGGCGCATTCCCCACGCGTGAGTCGGCGGGCCTCCCCGCGGGCTGGACGCCGAAGCAGACGGTCACGGGCGACTACTGGGTGCGGCAGGCCGGTGCCGTCGTCGAAGATCTGCGCATCACGAACGGCACGATCTACGTCGACGCCCCCAACGTGACGCTCCGTCGTATCGATGCGGTCGGGTCTCGAGTGAGCAACGGTCACGGCGCGAGCTGTGTCTCAGGGCTCACCGTCCAGGACTCGGACTTCACCAAGAACGGCACGTCGCGCTCTTCGGACCAGCCCGTCATCGGCCACGGTGGCTACACCGCGCGTAACGTCATGATCGACGGAGTTCCCGAGGGCCTCCGGGTCGGAGGATCCGACATCAACTGCGGTCCCGTGGCGGTGTACGACTCCTACGTCCGCGTGGTGTCGCCCGACATCTGCGACGACTGGCACGGCGACGCGCTCCAGGGCTACGGCGGCTCGCACGTCACGATCCGCAACTCGACGATGCTCATGGCCGTCGAGCGCAACTGCTGGGGCACGGCGCCGTTCTTCTATCCCCACAGCCAGGGCAACACCTCGGTCGACATCGACGGGCTCCTCGTCGGCGGCGGCGGGTATCCGTTCCGCAACGGCATGCCCGGGCCGATCAAGAACCTGAACGTCGTCAACAACAGCTGGGTCTACGGCCCCGTCGACGTCCGCTGCTCCGTCGTGCAGGGATGGCAGGCCAATGTCGTCACCGTCAACGCGCAGGGCGTCGTGACACCGGTCAGACCGATCGCCTGCACGGGCCAAGGAAACTGA
- a CDS encoding O-antigen ligase, producing the protein MTSTSLPQPMPALRHRGIIDRNGADAVTMLTIYLVLLFAIPSSLTITALGSLGRPSVLWGLIMLAWWALVRLQASSFDVRAIRQPVRFALGAFVVVILVSFAAALLRGQPSDQIGPAVTGVIRVLSWSGVLLVALDGVRTMDALVRIVRRIGIGAGLLAILGVAQFITGQPLIDFFGSLPGVSGADAIVASRGGVARVPGTATHPLEFATVLNAALPLVIAAAVSHGFRWGTHRGGMLWWVPVALIAVSSFIGVSRSAIIGFAVAAVTMIPVLPRKYRLAVILGGGALLAVVVVAVPGLLATTLNLFAGASDDPSTQSRTGALERAPEFIANSPLVGVGFGTFLPRYYIFDNQWVLATIELGFLGVLALAGIVGSAIWSALRARRQSDQPGVELLGYALGASLFNITVLFLFFDGLSFPMSAGMLFLLAGLCGSIRTIGANDKAHATQNRSLAGSVLPEDA; encoded by the coding sequence ATGACATCCACCTCCCTCCCCCAGCCGATGCCGGCTCTCCGGCACCGGGGGATCATCGATCGGAACGGCGCCGATGCCGTGACGATGCTGACCATCTATCTGGTCCTGCTGTTCGCCATCCCGTCGAGCCTCACGATCACGGCACTGGGGTCGCTCGGGCGACCTTCCGTCCTGTGGGGACTCATCATGCTGGCGTGGTGGGCGCTCGTGCGACTTCAGGCGTCGTCTTTCGACGTGCGCGCCATCCGTCAGCCGGTGCGATTCGCGCTCGGCGCGTTCGTCGTCGTGATCCTCGTGAGCTTCGCGGCTGCTCTCCTCCGGGGACAGCCCTCCGATCAGATCGGTCCGGCCGTGACAGGGGTCATCCGCGTCCTCTCCTGGTCGGGGGTTCTTCTCGTGGCGCTCGACGGTGTCCGCACGATGGACGCCCTTGTTCGCATCGTCCGTCGGATCGGGATCGGTGCGGGCCTCCTGGCGATCCTCGGGGTCGCTCAGTTCATCACGGGTCAACCTCTCATCGACTTCTTCGGCTCGCTCCCGGGTGTCTCCGGCGCGGACGCGATCGTCGCGTCACGTGGCGGTGTGGCACGAGTCCCGGGTACCGCCACGCATCCCCTCGAGTTCGCCACGGTTCTCAACGCCGCGCTGCCGCTCGTCATCGCGGCGGCCGTGTCGCACGGCTTCCGGTGGGGCACGCATCGCGGCGGCATGCTGTGGTGGGTGCCCGTGGCGCTGATCGCGGTTTCGTCGTTCATCGGGGTCTCGAGGTCGGCGATCATCGGGTTCGCTGTGGCGGCAGTCACGATGATCCCCGTGCTGCCGCGCAAGTACCGACTCGCCGTGATCCTGGGCGGAGGAGCTCTGCTCGCCGTGGTCGTCGTCGCCGTACCGGGGTTGCTCGCCACGACACTCAATCTCTTCGCGGGAGCGAGCGACGACCCGAGCACGCAGTCGAGAACGGGCGCGCTCGAGCGTGCGCCGGAGTTCATCGCCAACTCGCCGCTCGTCGGCGTCGGGTTCGGCACGTTCCTTCCGCGGTACTACATCTTCGACAACCAGTGGGTGCTCGCGACGATCGAATTGGGCTTCCTCGGGGTGCTCGCACTCGCGGGAATCGTCGGGTCCGCCATCTGGAGCGCTCTTCGGGCGCGTCGCCAGTCCGACCAGCCGGGCGTCGAGCTGCTCGGCTATGCGCTGGGCGCCTCCCTGTTCAACATCACGGTGCTCTTCCTCTTCTTCGACGGATTGTCGTTCCCGATGTCGGCGGGGATGCTGTTCCTGCTCGCGGGACTATGTGGAAGCATCCGCACGATCGGCGCGAACGACAAAGCCCATGCGACGCAGAACCGCTCGCTCGCGGGGAGTGTTCTTCCCGAGGACGCCTGA
- a CDS encoding glycosyltransferase family 2 protein, protein MTAPRIGICVVTYNSADLIEDLVASLAAGGDGTEWTLVVADNASSDDTVATVRRLAPSAIVIETGANLGYAAGVNAAIRGAGDQDAYLILNADVRLTAGCMATLYASLSDTVGIVVPRLLDAKNETIWSMRREPTVLRAWADAVAGAERVGRVPALGEIVTDPALYDSARPTDWAEGSTQLIGRACARACGDWDESYFLYSEETEYDLRARDNGFLTLYQPAAVAVHLEGGSAGSPRQWSLLVMNRVRLFARRRGPVAASAFWLATVGREASRAMLGKATSRAALRDLVSRRRWRERPGPEWLGGVRA, encoded by the coding sequence ATGACTGCTCCCCGAATCGGCATCTGCGTCGTCACATACAACAGTGCGGATCTCATCGAGGATCTCGTTGCGTCGCTCGCCGCGGGTGGCGACGGCACCGAGTGGACGCTCGTGGTGGCCGACAACGCCTCGTCGGACGACACGGTGGCAACCGTGCGGCGACTCGCACCGAGCGCGATCGTCATCGAGACCGGGGCGAACCTCGGGTACGCGGCCGGCGTCAACGCGGCGATCCGCGGAGCGGGAGACCAGGATGCGTACCTCATCCTGAACGCGGATGTGCGACTCACGGCGGGGTGCATGGCGACGCTCTACGCGAGCCTCTCCGACACCGTCGGCATCGTCGTTCCGCGCCTTCTCGATGCCAAGAACGAAACGATCTGGTCCATGCGTCGTGAGCCGACGGTGCTGCGCGCATGGGCGGACGCCGTCGCGGGGGCGGAGCGCGTCGGACGGGTCCCCGCACTCGGTGAGATCGTCACCGACCCGGCGCTCTACGACTCCGCGCGACCCACGGATTGGGCCGAGGGGTCAACGCAGCTCATCGGCCGCGCGTGCGCGCGGGCGTGCGGCGATTGGGACGAGTCGTACTTCCTGTACTCCGAGGAGACGGAGTACGACCTGCGGGCACGCGACAACGGCTTCCTCACCCTGTACCAGCCGGCGGCCGTCGCCGTCCACCTCGAGGGCGGCTCTGCAGGGTCGCCGCGCCAGTGGTCACTGCTCGTGATGAACCGCGTCCGCCTTTTCGCCCGGCGCCGCGGCCCCGTCGCGGCATCCGCCTTCTGGCTCGCGACCGTGGGTCGCGAGGCGTCACGGGCGATGCTCGGCAAAGCGACGAGCAGAGCAGCGCTGCGCGACCTCGTGAGCCGTCGACGGTGGCGCGAACGCCCGGGTCCGGAATGGCTCGGGGGCGTGCGCGCCTGA
- a CDS encoding VanZ family protein, protein MPPTDRRRTWVLVALGAYVLAVALVVLTPVSYEGVIHAISDLARDGLGIDWFGSGWIEFAANIAMFVPLGFLLTLLFRHHWYGVAIALALSALVEIAQIVIPSRQPSVRDIVANVLGAAIGAVLAWLLVVRREKKRATAEVES, encoded by the coding sequence ATGCCGCCAACCGACCGCCGACGGACGTGGGTGCTCGTCGCCCTCGGCGCATACGTCCTCGCGGTCGCGCTCGTCGTCCTGACGCCGGTGTCGTACGAGGGCGTCATCCACGCGATCAGTGACCTTGCGCGCGACGGACTGGGCATCGACTGGTTCGGCTCCGGCTGGATCGAGTTCGCCGCGAACATCGCGATGTTCGTGCCGCTGGGATTCCTGCTGACACTCCTCTTCCGCCACCACTGGTACGGCGTCGCGATCGCTCTCGCGCTGTCGGCGCTCGTCGAGATCGCCCAGATCGTGATTCCGTCCCGCCAGCCGAGCGTGCGCGACATCGTGGCGAACGTGCTCGGTGCGGCCATCGGCGCGGTGCTCGCCTGGCTGCTCGTCGTGCGCCGCGAGAAGAAGCGCGCGACGGCCGAGGTCGAGTCCTGA
- a CDS encoding MFS transporter, with protein MYISFSNKPKPEDDGDGAGDGVVGARTDGRRAPRGIRTVSSTVITLGVVSMLTDISSESVSAILPLYITGFLGLSTIAFGFLDGIYQGVSALVRIGAGYTSDRVDQPKWVAFVGYGLAAIARVGLLFWTGFGALIAVITADRIGKGIRTAPRDSLITLASRPDNLGTSFGVHRTLDNIGAAIGPLFAFLILLAIPDGYQTVFAMSLAFATIGVAILAFVVPNVRARAQAKKDETDAAPKRRFDWGVVTKGPMRRVLAAAGILGLLTIGDGFVYLVLQARSDFAAQWFPLLYVGTNVAFLALAIPLGRLADRIGRARVFVWGHVGLLAAYVVAALPIADIAATILCLVFLGAFYAATDGVLSALAAQLTTPETHATGIGAAQTVVAISRFFSAVGFGFLWFAVGREASVLIVAGVLLVAIPAVAILLRPFIADRGAP; from the coding sequence GTGTACATCTCCTTCTCGAACAAGCCGAAGCCAGAGGACGACGGCGACGGTGCCGGCGACGGAGTCGTCGGCGCACGAACCGACGGTCGACGCGCTCCACGCGGCATCCGGACGGTGTCCTCGACCGTCATCACGCTCGGCGTCGTCTCGATGCTCACCGACATCTCGTCGGAATCCGTGTCGGCGATCCTGCCCCTCTACATCACCGGGTTCCTCGGACTGTCGACGATCGCTTTCGGATTCCTCGACGGCATCTACCAGGGTGTCAGCGCGCTCGTCCGCATCGGTGCCGGATACACGTCGGACCGCGTGGATCAGCCGAAGTGGGTCGCCTTCGTCGGGTACGGACTCGCGGCGATCGCGCGCGTCGGGCTGCTGTTCTGGACCGGGTTCGGTGCGCTCATCGCCGTCATCACGGCGGACCGCATCGGCAAGGGGATCCGGACGGCACCGCGAGATTCACTCATCACCCTGGCGTCGCGCCCGGACAACCTCGGAACATCCTTCGGGGTCCATCGGACGCTCGACAACATCGGCGCCGCGATCGGTCCCCTGTTCGCCTTCCTCATCCTGCTCGCGATTCCCGACGGGTACCAGACGGTCTTCGCGATGTCGCTCGCCTTCGCCACGATCGGGGTGGCGATCCTCGCCTTCGTCGTCCCCAATGTGCGGGCGCGCGCACAGGCGAAGAAGGACGAGACGGACGCCGCGCCGAAACGCCGCTTCGATTGGGGAGTCGTCACGAAGGGGCCGATGCGGCGCGTCCTCGCGGCCGCCGGGATCCTCGGACTCCTCACGATCGGCGATGGCTTCGTCTATCTCGTGCTGCAAGCCCGCAGTGACTTCGCCGCGCAGTGGTTCCCGCTCCTCTACGTCGGAACGAACGTCGCGTTCCTCGCGCTCGCCATCCCGCTCGGACGCCTCGCCGACCGCATCGGTCGCGCACGCGTCTTCGTCTGGGGGCACGTCGGGCTCCTCGCCGCGTACGTTGTCGCGGCGCTGCCGATCGCGGACATCGCCGCGACGATCCTGTGCCTCGTGTTCCTGGGGGCTTTCTACGCCGCGACCGACGGCGTGCTCTCTGCTCTCGCAGCGCAGCTCACGACGCCCGAGACGCATGCCACCGGGATCGGAGCGGCTCAGACGGTTGTCGCGATCTCCCGCTTCTTCTCGGCCGTCGGCTTCGGGTTCCTGTGGTTCGCCGTCGGGCGCGAGGCCTCGGTCCTCATCGTGGCGGGCGTTCTTCTGGTCGCCATCCCCGCTGTCGCGATCCTTCTGCGACCCTTCATCGCCGATCGGGGTGCTCCGTGA
- a CDS encoding polysaccharide deacetylase family protein, whose product MTVHICFHGIGVCRTEREPGEAKYWMAESVFRHVLDVIAAHADVEISFDDGNRSDADVALPALDERGLDATFFALAGRLDDDASLSADDLESLRRHGMLIGNHGWGHIPWRGLSPAEETREFVEARRALEDASGAAVTTAALPLGRYDRRTLAALRDRGYAHVYTSDRHPSRRTSWLQARYSVTATDTPDSIARIVAGGGRAESAVNYAKSLVKRLR is encoded by the coding sequence ATGACGGTCCACATCTGCTTTCACGGAATCGGGGTATGCCGCACCGAGCGAGAACCGGGCGAGGCGAAGTACTGGATGGCCGAGTCGGTCTTCCGCCACGTTCTCGACGTGATCGCCGCGCATGCCGACGTGGAGATCAGCTTCGACGACGGGAACCGCTCCGACGCGGATGTCGCCCTCCCCGCCCTCGACGAACGAGGGCTCGACGCGACGTTCTTCGCGCTCGCCGGACGCCTCGACGATGACGCGAGCCTCTCTGCGGACGATCTCGAGTCGCTGCGACGTCACGGCATGCTCATCGGAAACCACGGCTGGGGCCACATTCCCTGGCGGGGTCTGTCTCCGGCGGAGGAGACGCGAGAGTTCGTCGAGGCGCGACGGGCGCTCGAGGACGCCAGCGGGGCGGCCGTGACAACGGCGGCGCTGCCCCTCGGACGGTATGACAGACGGACACTCGCCGCCCTCCGGGACCGCGGCTATGCGCACGTCTACACGAGCGACCGCCATCCGTCACGACGGACGTCGTGGCTGCAAGCCCGCTACAGCGTGACGGCCACCGATACGCCGGATTCGATCGCACGAATCGTCGCCGGAGGCGGACGGGCTGAGTCGGCCGTCAACTACGCGAAGAGCCTCGTGAAGAGGCTGCGCTGA
- a CDS encoding glycosyltransferase family 2 protein: protein MTTSSRPDIVDVSVVIAAYNEESVIGACLDALLSEGVAAENIIVSANACRDRTVEVAQQRGVTTIDRAEPGKAAALNAADAVATTFPRIYLDADIRVPRGSVSSLVGLLESGALAAVPRRRLATAGSPVLVKAYSAINERLPVFRTGLFGRGMIAVSQSGRARFAQFPAMVADDLFLDSQFTPAERAEATDVVVTVEAPRTTRALLNRLVRVRRGNAEMREAATAGELNVAVRRSDRWSWLRDVVLPNPWLVFAAVPYVALTALAGALARRTRPSADAWGRDETTRTTNARESGARS from the coding sequence ATGACGACCTCGTCTCGGCCGGACATCGTCGATGTCAGCGTCGTCATCGCCGCGTACAACGAGGAGAGCGTCATCGGCGCGTGTCTCGACGCGCTCCTCTCCGAGGGCGTCGCGGCCGAGAACATCATCGTGAGCGCCAACGCGTGCCGTGACCGGACGGTCGAGGTAGCCCAGCAGCGCGGGGTCACGACGATCGACCGCGCGGAGCCGGGGAAGGCCGCAGCGCTCAATGCGGCGGACGCCGTCGCCACGACCTTCCCGCGGATCTACCTCGATGCCGACATCCGCGTCCCCCGAGGATCGGTCTCCTCGCTCGTCGGCCTTCTCGAGTCGGGAGCCCTCGCCGCCGTTCCTCGTCGCCGACTGGCGACAGCCGGGAGCCCCGTCCTCGTCAAGGCGTACTCGGCGATCAACGAGCGCCTCCCCGTCTTCCGCACGGGGTTGTTCGGTCGCGGGATGATCGCGGTATCGCAGTCCGGACGAGCCCGCTTCGCGCAGTTTCCCGCCATGGTCGCCGATGACCTCTTCCTGGATTCGCAGTTCACCCCTGCCGAGCGTGCGGAAGCAACCGACGTCGTCGTGACGGTCGAAGCACCTCGGACCACCCGCGCACTGCTCAATCGCCTGGTCCGCGTGCGCCGCGGCAACGCCGAGATGCGCGAGGCGGCGACCGCCGGCGAACTGAACGTCGCCGTCCGACGTTCCGACCGATGGTCGTGGCTGCGCGACGTCGTGCTCCCGAACCCCTGGCTCGTCTTCGCCGCCGTGCCGTACGTCGCCCTCACCGCGCTCGCGGGGGCGTTGGCTCGCCGCACCCGCCCGTCCGCCGATGCATGGGGACGCGACGAGACGACCCGCACGACGAACGCACGCGAATCGGGGGCGCGCTCATGA